Below is a window of Mucilaginibacter ginkgonis DNA.
GGACCTGCTAAATACGCTGCTTGTGCAGTCGCCGAAATATAATTCGTGCTACCTGTTAAAGCGCCACCAATTGGCGGATTGCTTGCAAATTCCAATGCTCCTTTTACACCATTAATGTAGGCCGTATAAGCACCTGCGAGGTCACCTTTCTTAAATAAAGCCTCGGATTTCATGAATTGCAAAACCGGGTAAGTCATTAAAACACCACGTGAATTGTCGTTGAACAGGTATTTAGCTGCCGAAGTTCCGGAGTTAGCAGTTGTAGCACCTGCAAACTGTGGGATCAATGTATTGGCGTCAGATGAGTTCGGATCTCCAAGAGGTGGTATAACACCTCGGTAGGTCCTGTCTTTACTTCTATTTAAAAGTAAAGGTAAACGAGGGTCTGCAAGTGTGTCTTGCGCGGCTTTTCCTGCTAAGATTCGACCATCAAGTAACCTAACGATGAAATCAGATTGACGGAATCCTGCTAAGTTACCGCGTGTAGGGCCCCAGAAGTTGGCGTCGCCTGAGTTTGATCCGGTGTTTTGTACGCTTGCGTTATCTGCATTGCTGGCAAAAGAAAGATCAACATATTTGGCTACAGAGTCTGCGCTAAAAGTAGCCTTGTTGCTTAGGTGTAATGCATTAGTAGCCATTATTGAGTAAATAAACTTTACCCATTTAGAACGGTCGCCATAATACATATAATCACCTTTAGCTAAAGTTGCAGAAACGCCTGCATTACCATCAGCCTTTGTCGCTTGTGCAAAAAAGCTTAAGGCCTGGCGGCACTCTCTGATTACCTCTGCGTAGACGTAGTCCGGCGAGTCATAGTTAAAGGTCAGCTTGGTTGGGTCAAACGCCTCTTTAACGATCATATAATTGTACAGATCGCCGCCTGTTTGCCAGCCCCAGGCACGCAACGCATGCGCAACGCCTAAGTATTCGTACTTGTTGTTAGCCATCGCGTCCTGCATCATCAGGGTTACGTTTTGGCCTAAGCTAAAATAAACTGTACGCCACATTTCACCTGCTGAGTCGCTTCCGGGAACGTAACCTTCCTGGTCCCAAACATTGTTGGCGGTAGACGCACCCCACATTTGTGAATACTGGCCAATGTAACGGCTGTCATACCATACACCACGCTCCATACCTGCTTCAATAGGCGGCAGCAATGAAGCTGCGTCTACGCTGGTGGGCGCATTAGGGTTGGTGTTTATATCAACAAATTTCTTACAACTGTCCAGCGTACCTAAGGTTAACGCTGCAGTTATGATATATATGAGTTTTTTCATATCCTTTTAATCTCCTTATAATTTCACACTTACACCAAAAGAAACAACCCTTGGCGTTGCCACCGCACCATAATCAAAACCTTGTGCACCTGCACCTCTGGTAGCAGAGTTTGTACCGTTAACTTCCGGATCTGCGCCTGTGTAGTTAGTGATCAGGAACAAATCTGTTGCGGTAACAAACACACCCGCCGACTTGAAGACCTTCTGGTGCGACAAAATTGATTGAGGCAACGTATAGCTTAACGTTACGTCGCGTAAGCGAATTGTGTAAATGTTGCGCTCAATAAAATCAGACTCGATAGCATTGGTATAGTAACCGGTTTGATAGTAAGGCGTAACCTTTATTGTATTTACTGTAGGGTTAGCAGAGTTTTCGTTGCCGTCTTTTAATACGCCCGGCACCACAATAGGTGTCAACCTATTCAAGGTGCGGGTGCTTAAGCCATAGCGGGTTAAGAACAACTCATTACCGTTAAACACATCGCCACCCTGGCGCCAGTCTACTAAGAAAGTAAGCGCGAAAGATTTGTATGTAAAGCTGTTACCTACGCCTAAAGTAAATTTAGGCTGGCGGTCACCAGTGGTAACAAATGTTCCATTGCTAACAGGCATACCGCTTGATGGATCTACCAATATCTGGCCTGCATTATTCCTTGCATAAGTGTAAGATGCGATGTTAGTTAAGCTGCTGCCCGGGAATATACTTGCACGTGCGTTAGCATATAACCAGGTATCAGAGTTGTAATATTCAGGCAGGTTACCCAAATTGATCACTTTACCTCTGTTGAGGAAGAAGTTCATAAACGGCTTCCACGTAAAGTTTTTGCTTGAGTAAGCGGTACCGTTCAATGAGATCTCTATACCTTGATTTTGGATCTCGCCACCGTTTACCAATTCCAAGATGTAGCCGGAACCGTAGCTAATACGCGGGTCAAATATCTGGTTAGTTGCACGGTATTTATAGAAGTTGATCTCAGCTCCTAATTTGCCTCCCCAGAATTGTAACTCTGTACCTAACTCCATTTGATAATCTTTCTCAGGTTTCAGGAAAGGGTTGTTACCTGTAACGTCATACGCGTAACCACCACCAGTTGTTGCTTGCTGCAATACACTGGATTTGATTTTGTACGGCGCAAACGGGTCTTTACCAACACCTGCGTAAGAGAAGCGTATCTTACCAAAAGTTAAAGTTTGGTTGCCTTTTAACATCGGCAATTCAGAGAAATTAAAACCAACACCTGCCGAAGGATAGAAATAAGAATCTTTTTGAGTGCCTGCTAAACGTGATGAGTAATCATTACGTGCAGTAGCATTAAAAGTGATCAATTCTTTCCACACTAAGCTTAAACGGGCAATTTCACCAATACGGCGTGTTTCTGCATAGTTGGTTACAGCGCGTTGTGTTGTAGGTGTAGTATTGTTGATGGTATTAAAATCGGGCTGAAGGAACCTCTCACCGTATTGGCTATTCACAATATCCTTACCATCGTAAACCTCGGCACCCACTGCTAAAGTAGCGCGCAAGCCGCCAAACTGATGTTTAGCCGTTGCGAAGAACGAGCCGTTCAATAACAAGTTGTTATCGTCATAGTTATCTATGATACCACCAGAGAAAATACCATTAGTAGCAGCAAATGTATTTACGACCGAATTTTGGTATGACGAACTATACTGGCTTAATAAGTTATTGCCTTGGGTAGTGTAGTAGTCGATACCCACCAAGCCACGCAGGTTTAACCACTTGGCAGGGTCATAAGACAAGTCAACATTACCTATTAATCGGTTTGTTCTGTCCCGGCTGATGTTGTGATGAGCATCCCAAAACGGGTTGTCAAAATCAATGGCTGCGTCAGTTACGATGTTGGTCAGCTTTGCCGGTAACAACGTACGGCGGCTGCCGTCAGGGTTTTCATAAACGCGCACATCATCATTAGTAGGCCATGATAAGGCATTGATATACGTACCCGAATTGCCTTTGTTTAGCTTGCGGTTATCTATATTAAAATAGTTGAAGCTGGCACTGCTGGTTAACTTTGAAGTGATCTTAGACTGGCCTGCTAAACGCAAAGAAAACTTATCGTTATAAGCTACAGGTAACACACCACCTGAATGGCGGTATTCTGCAGACACGCGATAGCTTGACAAATCATTACCGCCAGAGAATGATATGTCATGTGTTTGCGACATACCTGTCTGGAAGGTGTTCTGCAAGTTATTGTAGGTCTGCGTTCCGGGTGCATACGCCGGTCCGAAAGCATTTCTCACAGTTGGGTCAAGATAACCGCTGCTGCCCGGTCCAAATGTTTTTTGGATCTGAGGAAAGCGATATTCACTGGCCCAGCTAAAGTTGTTGTTGTAAGCAATGCTGCCATCGCCACTCTTGCCTTTTTTAGTAGTAATGATAATGGCACCGCCTGCAGCATCAGAACCGTAAACAGCGGCGGCATCCGCCCCTTTCAATACGGTTACCGTCTCAATATCATCGGGGTTAATGTCAGCAATACGGTTGGTAAAGTCCTCGCGGCGGTTATCGCCGTTGGAAGCCAATGAACTTTGCGCCGTAGCGTCATTGTTTACACGGATACCATCAACGACATACAGCGGCGAGTTATTACCACCAATTGACGTGATACCACGTAAAACCACAGTCGCAGACGCACCGGGCAAACCGGTAGAGCTGGTAACCGTAGCACCGGCCACGCGGCCTTGCAACGCGGTTACAAAGTTTTCGCGGTTGGTTTGAGCAATCGCGGTACCGGATATTGTCTGTGTAGACGACGTCAGGTCGCGCTTTTCTTGCTTAACACCAAAACCTGTTGTAACGGTTACTTCTTGAAGTGAAGTAACATCTGCTTTCAGCTGTACATTAATGGTTGTTTGCGAGCCAATAGTACGTTCTGTAGTTACCGTACCAGTAAAGCTGTAAACCAGTACCTGGCCGGCATTGGCCCTGATAGAATAGTTACCGTTAGCATCTGTGCTAACAGCGTTTGTGGTCCCTTTGACCTTTACAGTGGCACCAGGCAGTGGGCTGCCGTCTTCACTTGTAGTAATTTTTCCGGAAATGGTTAGCGCCTGCGCCATAACTTGCATTACACCGCATAAACTTACCAGGAAAAACAGGAGTAGAATTTTCTTCATACGCGCGTTTATATTTTATTAGAGGTTAGCCTGCGCTCAAGTCATCAAATCTGATAATAACATGACAACGCAGATGTAAAGAAACTTCAAAAAATTGGATTTCCACGCAGGAGAGGCAAGGTATTTTGTTTTGTAACATGTTTGTTACCATTGGATGATGGCCTTCGTGTTTGACTTACACACGAATGAATGCTAATTTCAAATCCACATTCATTGTCCACATCTGTTATGAAAAATGTATGAATGTTAACAAATTTTTAACATTGCTTCCAAAAACATTATAGATTTTTGCGAAAGTTCATTTAATCACTTAAAACAGCAACTATGCGTAAGTTTCTACTTATTATTTTAGCGCTTATTGCCGTAGCGACAACCCAATTTAAGGCTAATGCCCAGGGGGTAACTACTGCAAGTTTAAACGGTATTGTATCCGACAGCAAGGGGCCAATCCCCGGGGCTACAGTTACCGCTACCCACACCCCAACAGGTACAGTTTACACAGCAGTAAGCCGTGCAGATGGCCGTTACAACATTCCTAACTTAAGGGTTGGCGGGCCGTACACTGTGAAGGTTTCCTTTATCGGCTATTCAACCTTTCAGCAAGATAACCTCACTTTAAACATTGGCCAGGACCAGCGTATCGACGCCCCCTTGCAAGAAAACAACATTGCGTTGAAAGAAGTAAAGGTTACCGGTACCGGCAGCAAAGTAATTAACTCGTCACGCACCGGTGCGCGTGAGACAGTTACACGCAGCCAGATCGACAACTTGCCAACAGTTAACCGTTCATTGAACGACTTCACAAGCTTAACACCATCGGCAAACGGCCAAAACTTTGGCGGCCGCAGCAGTACATTTAACAACTTGACCGTTGATGGTGCATTGTTCAACAACTCATTTGGTTTATCGAGTACATTGGGCGGTCAAACAAGTTCGCAACCGATATCTCTCGACGCGATCGACCAGATACAGGTTGATATCGCTCCTTTCGACGTTCGTCAGGGTAACTTTACGGGTGCAGGTATCAATACGGTGTTAAAATCAGGTACAAACACTGTAAAAGGTACCGTTTATGATTTCATTCGCGGTACCGGTTTAACCGGCTACAAAGCGGGTGATGTTACTATTGCTAAAACGCCATTTACGTACCGCTCAACAGGTGTTGCTATAGGTGGACCTATTATCAAAAACAAATTATTCTTATTCGTATCCGGCGAGCAAGAGCGTATACAACGTCCTGCTAATAGCTATGTAGCTGCAGGTTCCGGTGCAGATGGCAGCGCGTCTAACGTTAACGCATCCACACTCAATGACATAGCGAATACGTTGAAAACCAAGTATGGTTATGATCCGGGGCCATACCAGCAGTTTAACTTTGCTACCTACAGCGATAAAGCAACAGTTAAGTTAGATTGGAACATCGATAAAAACAACGTGTTGAGTGCTAAGTATTTCTACTTAAAATCATACGCAGACCAACCGCCAAGTAACTCTGGTATCACTAACGGTGGTGTTGGCTATGGCACAACCCGGGCGGCAGGTCCTAATACGCTGCCATTCTTTGGTGCCGGCTATCGTATAAATAACAACTTTAACATCGGTATCATCGAGTTAGACAGCAAGTTCAGCAACAAGGTGTCTAATAAGCTGACTGTTGGGTATTCAGCCTTGCGCGACTTCCGTGCATTCTCTGGTAGTTCTACCATTCCGATGGTAGATATCGGTAACGGAACGACAACTGCTGCAGGTGTCATTACTACCGCTCCAAGCGCTACATTAACCAGCTTTGGGTCTGAACTTTATACTGCAGGTAACTTGTTAAGCACCAACATCACTCAGTTTTCTGATGATGTGAGCATTTTTGCCGGCGCACATGAGATCACCATCGGTACTAATAATCAAATCCAAAGCTATGTAAATGGTTTCGCTCCGGATTATAACGGTCTATACACTTATGCTTCTGCATCAGACTTTATAAATGGTTTGCCTGCCCAAGCTTATACTTATCGTAACTCGGCCCTGCCTGATGGTTCTTTCCCTTATGCAAAGATCAAAGCAGCAATCTTGAGCTTGTATGCCCAGGACAAATGGCATGCCACAGATAATCTGCGTATTACTTACGGTTTACGTGCAGATTATGATATCTTCCCAACCAGCTTAGCTTCAAACCCTAATGCAGCGGCCTTAACATTCCAGGGTGGTTATCCAAACGGCATACAGGTTGATCCATCTAAACTGCCAAACAACCGTGTTTTATTATCACCACGTGTTGGTTTCAACTGGGATATATTTGGCGACCAAACCACTCAACTACGTGGTGGTACAGGTATCTTCACTGGTTTAATCCCTTTTGTTTGGATATCTAACCAGGCATCAAACAATGGTCTGTTATTCGGTTCGGGTACAGTTACAAAAGCTGCTACCCCTAATGATCCCCGTTTGATCTTCAATCCAAATGTTGATGCTAACCGTCCGGCTTCTACAGCAGCTAACACTTCTTATGAGTTAGACGTTACAGACCCGAATCTTAAATACCCTCAAATCTTCCGTACTAACTTAGCAGTTGACCAAAGGTTACCGTGGGGTATCATCGGTACTATAGAGGGTGCGTATACTAAAGACATCAATGCCATTTATCACCAAAACCTGGTATTGTCTAATGCTTACGCAACACTTCCGGGTGTAGAAGGCCAGATCCGTTACGCATCCCGTAACATTACACCATCTGCCGCTTCACCTCAAAGTGCTACCAATCCTGCAATCACCGGCCTATATTATATGACCAATAGCAGCAAAGGTTATTCTTACTTTGTAACTGCACAATTGCAAAAGAGCTTTGCAAACGGTTTATATGCTAATATCGCTTATACACATAGCGGCGCCAAAGACGTAAACGATGGTGGTTCTACCGCGTCTACCATCTGGAGTACACGTTATGTAGCTAACGATCCTAACGCTAATGTGGTTTCAAACAGCTCTTATGTAATGCCTAACCGTGTTATCGCGACAGCTTACTATAAGTTGAATGAAGGCAAGATCGGTACTACAACAGTTGGTTTCAAATTCGAGATGGCAAACAGTGGTGCAGTATCATACATCACCAGCGGTGACCCTAACAACGACGGTGCTACCAACGACCTGATGTACATTCCGCGTAATCAAAGCGACATTATCCTGGTTAAAAACAGCGCGACTGATACCCGTACTACTGACCAGATCTGGCAACAACTGGATGCTTTCATTAGCCAGGATAAATACCTGAACAGCCACCGCGGTCAGTTTGCAGAGCGTAATGGCGTTATCTTACCTTACTTTAAACGTTTAGATTTCCATGCTGCTCAGGATATCTTTATTCAAACAGGTAAAGTTAAAAACACGCTACAGGTTACTTTTGACGTGATCAACTTCACTAACTTGCTGAATAAAAACTGGGGCTTATATCAAAATTCTTACAGCGGTTTCGGTAACGGTGCAACAACGGTATTGCGTTATGCAGGCTTAGATGCAGCCACCGGGCGTGCAACTTATGCGTTCCCTCAGCTTACAGGTTCGGCAACCGGCCCTACACAGTCATTCATTAATGACACAAGTGCAGGTTCACGCTGGTACGCCCAAATTGGTTTAAGATATATCTTTAACTAAGACCGATAACTTTATAGCTCAAAGCCGGCTTGATTATTTGAGCCGGCTTTTTTTGTACCTTAAGTTCTTATATTTTCTAATGGAACATTCAACAATAGAAGAACGCGTGAAACTCGCTGAAACGCGCATATTTAAAGCGGTATTTCCGAATACTACTAATCACTACGACACCCTCTTTGGCGGTACGGCCATGCACCTGATGGATGAGGTGGCCTTCATAGCTGCCACCCGCTTTAGCCGAAAGCGTGTGGTAACTGTCTCGTCTGACCGCATAGATTTCAACAAACCTATCCCAGCCGGAACCATCATAGAATTAGTTGGCAGCATCGCGCATATAGGCAATACTAGTTTAAAGGTATTGGTAGAAATCTTCATTGAAGAGATGTACTCCGAAGTTAGGCAGAAGGCCATCACCGGTACATTTACTTTTGTAGCTATAGACCAGCACAAGAACCCGGTGAAGGTAATTTAATGAATTTTGAATGCCGAATTTTGAATATCGAACCTTGAAAGGGATTACCTTCTCAAGGTTTTATCTCTTCGATAAGATCCTTCACTCTGAATGACATAGCTAATCTGTTCCACAGCTCCTTTTTCTTTGGAGAGGGCTGGAAAAGGGTAGTACCGATAACCAGCTATTAAACAAAAAACCTCACCGATCGAACGATGGGCTTTAAGTAACTCTCATAAAGGAGATAACTCCCTATAGCTATCGGGTTGGCGCCCTACTCTTCCATCAGTCAGTGACGGACGGGTGTAACATGTGACAGTTTCTCTAACAATACTGACTTATTAGTATCTGGCGAGATCATGTCATCATTATAAGTAATTGTAAATCAACAATGCACGATCGTGTCAGTGTTTCAGCTTTGCCGTTTTTTTACTCAAAAAGTGTCACATACTGTCACATCATGTTACAGCAGTGTTGGAATGTTAGCAAGATTTTAAAGCGATTTTGCACTCTGGTATAATCGGCATACCAATAAGTGGCCCAACCCCTATCCAAGGAAAAGGGGCTTTCTGCGAATTCTGAAACTATCTACTGATCGATTCTTATTTGGTCTTTAAAGGAGGATAGGGAGAGTTATCTGGCGACCTATCCCGAACTTGATTAGGGAGTGTTGGCGGGAGAGGTCTAAGGCCCGGTTGTTGGTCGGAGATCTTCTGATTGCTGTGATAAGTGAAGCTAAGGCAAACAAAAAAGCCTCACCGAATGAACGATGAGGCTTTAAGTAGCTCCAATAAAGGAGATAAGATTTGGCGCCGACCTACTCTTCCACGTATTACCGCAGTACCATCGGCTCTGGCGGGCTTAACTTCTCTGTTCGGAATGGGAAGAGGTGGACACCGCCGATATAGGCACCTGAATATTTTATAGTTGGTGAGTGGTTAAGTGGTGAGTAGTTAAGTAGTTTACAACCACTCTCTATTCTCTGCTCACTATTCACTATCACAAACAATGACAATAATTGAAAGAAGTACTTGAAGTACTGAGTAAACAACAGTCTTGTTGTTTTTGATTGGGTGGTGCGGGCGGAAACCCGCACCACTTATCTGTTGTCGAAGAAAGCTTCGGGCAATTAGTATCACTCGGCTATGGTGTCACCACCTTTACACCTGTGACCTATCAACGTAGTAGTCTGCTACGACCCTCAATGGAAGTCTCATCTTGTGGCTAGTTTCGCACTTAGATGCTTTCAGCGCTTATCTATTCCCAACGTAGCTACTCTGCAGTACACCTGGCGGCATAACAGATTCACCAGAGGTTAGTCCAACCCGGTCCTCTCGTACTAAGGTCAGCCCCACTCAAACTTCCAACGCCCACAACAGATAGGGACCGAACTGTCTCGCGACGTTCTGAACCCAGCTCGCGTGCCACTTTAATGAGCGAACAGCTCAACCCTTGGGACCTTCTCCAGCCCCAGGATGTGACGAGCCGACATCGAGGTGCCAAACCTCCCCGTCGATATGAGCTCTTGGGGGAGATCAGCCTGTTATCCCCAGCGTACCTTTTATCCTTTGAGCGATGGCCCTTCCATGCAGAACCACCGGATCACTATATCCGTCTTTCGACCCAGCTCGACTTGTCTGTCTCACTGTCAAGCAAGCTTATGCTATTGCACTCCGCGTACGGTTACCAAGCGTACTGAGCTTACCTTTGAAAGCCTCCGTTACCTTTTTGGAGGCGACCACCCCAGTCAAACTACCCGCCAAACAATGTCTCCCGCTTTGCAGGATTAGACACCAGATACAGAAAGGGTGGTATTTCAACGTTGACTAACTTACTCCTGGCGAAGCAAGATCACAGTCTCCCACCTATCCTACACATCCTGTAGCCGATATCAATGTTAAGTTGTAGTGAAGGTGCATGGGGTCTTTCCGTCCCGTTGCGGGTAACCGGCGTCTTCACCGATACCACAATTTCACCGAGCTCATGGCTGAGACAGCGCCCAGATCGTTACACCATTCGTGCAGGTCGGAACTTACCCGACAAGGAATTTCGCTACCTTAGGACCGTTATAGTTACGGCCGCCGTTTACCGGGGCTTCGATTCAATGCTTCGCTATTGCTAACTAACATCCCCTCTTAACCTTCCGGCACCGGGCAGGTGTCAGGCCTTATACGTCATCTTTCGATTTTGCAAAGCCATGTGTTTTTGTTAAACAGTCGCCTGGGCCTTTTCACTGCGGCTTGTATTGCTACAAGCGCCCCTTCTCCCGAAGTTACAGGGCCATTTTGCCGAGTTCCTTAGCCATGATTCACTCGAGCACCTTAGGATTCTCTCCTCGACTACCTGTGTCGGTTTACGGTACGGGTTTTTACAACCTGAAGCTTAGCAGGTTTTCTTGGAAGTCTGATTACCATCACTATCCACTCCCCCGAAGGTTCGCGGTACTATCAGCTTTCAGCAAGTCTCACGTACTTTACAATGAAACCTATACCTACTGCCTTTAACGTGCTATTCCGTCAGCACGCGGATGTGTCACTACTCCGTCACTGCATCGCAGTTGTAAAAAGTACTGGAA
It encodes the following:
- a CDS encoding acyl-CoA thioesterase, whose translation is MEHSTIEERVKLAETRIFKAVFPNTTNHYDTLFGGTAMHLMDEVAFIAATRFSRKRVVTVSSDRIDFNKPIPAGTIIELVGSIAHIGNTSLKVLVEIFIEEMYSEVRQKAITGTFTFVAIDQHKNPVKVI
- a CDS encoding TonB-dependent receptor, which produces MRKFLLIILALIAVATTQFKANAQGVTTASLNGIVSDSKGPIPGATVTATHTPTGTVYTAVSRADGRYNIPNLRVGGPYTVKVSFIGYSTFQQDNLTLNIGQDQRIDAPLQENNIALKEVKVTGTGSKVINSSRTGARETVTRSQIDNLPTVNRSLNDFTSLTPSANGQNFGGRSSTFNNLTVDGALFNNSFGLSSTLGGQTSSQPISLDAIDQIQVDIAPFDVRQGNFTGAGINTVLKSGTNTVKGTVYDFIRGTGLTGYKAGDVTIAKTPFTYRSTGVAIGGPIIKNKLFLFVSGEQERIQRPANSYVAAGSGADGSASNVNASTLNDIANTLKTKYGYDPGPYQQFNFATYSDKATVKLDWNIDKNNVLSAKYFYLKSYADQPPSNSGITNGGVGYGTTRAAGPNTLPFFGAGYRINNNFNIGIIELDSKFSNKVSNKLTVGYSALRDFRAFSGSSTIPMVDIGNGTTTAAGVITTAPSATLTSFGSELYTAGNLLSTNITQFSDDVSIFAGAHEITIGTNNQIQSYVNGFAPDYNGLYTYASASDFINGLPAQAYTYRNSALPDGSFPYAKIKAAILSLYAQDKWHATDNLRITYGLRADYDIFPTSLASNPNAAALTFQGGYPNGIQVDPSKLPNNRVLLSPRVGFNWDIFGDQTTQLRGGTGIFTGLIPFVWISNQASNNGLLFGSGTVTKAATPNDPRLIFNPNVDANRPASTAANTSYELDVTDPNLKYPQIFRTNLAVDQRLPWGIIGTIEGAYTKDINAIYHQNLVLSNAYATLPGVEGQIRYASRNITPSAASPQSATNPAITGLYYMTNSSKGYSYFVTAQLQKSFANGLYANIAYTHSGAKDVNDGGSTASTIWSTRYVANDPNANVVSNSSYVMPNRVIATAYYKLNEGKIGTTTVGFKFEMANSGAVSYITSGDPNNDGATNDLMYIPRNQSDIILVKNSATDTRTTDQIWQQLDAFISQDKYLNSHRGQFAERNGVILPYFKRLDFHAAQDIFIQTGKVKNTLQVTFDVINFTNLLNKNWGLYQNSYSGFGNGATTVLRYAGLDAATGRATYAFPQLTGSATGPTQSFINDTSAGSRWYAQIGLRYIFN
- a CDS encoding SusD/RagB family nutrient-binding outer membrane lipoprotein is translated as MKKLIYIITAALTLGTLDSCKKFVDINTNPNAPTSVDAASLLPPIEAGMERGVWYDSRYIGQYSQMWGASTANNVWDQEGYVPGSDSAGEMWRTVYFSLGQNVTLMMQDAMANNKYEYLGVAHALRAWGWQTGGDLYNYMIVKEAFDPTKLTFNYDSPDYVYAEVIRECRQALSFFAQATKADGNAGVSATLAKGDYMYYGDRSKWVKFIYSIMATNALHLSNKATFSADSVAKYVDLSFASNADNASVQNTGSNSGDANFWGPTRGNLAGFRQSDFIVRLLDGRILAGKAAQDTLADPRLPLLLNRSKDRTYRGVIPPLGDPNSSDANTLIPQFAGATTANSGTSAAKYLFNDNSRGVLMTYPVLQFMKSEALFKKGDLAGAYTAYINGVKGALEFASNPPIGGALTGSTNYISATAQAAYLAGPSVRQSAATLKLSDILQQKFISLFLWNPLEQWADERRYQYDANIFQGFVKPGTLYADNAGKQVYVVRPRYNSEYIWNIPALQSFGATAPDYHTTKPWFILP
- a CDS encoding SusC/RagA family TonB-linked outer membrane protein is translated as MKKILLLFFLVSLCGVMQVMAQALTISGKITTSEDGSPLPGATVKVKGTTNAVSTDANGNYSIRANAGQVLVYSFTGTVTTERTIGSQTTINVQLKADVTSLQEVTVTTGFGVKQEKRDLTSSTQTISGTAIAQTNRENFVTALQGRVAGATVTSSTGLPGASATVVLRGITSIGGNNSPLYVVDGIRVNNDATAQSSLASNGDNRREDFTNRIADINPDDIETVTVLKGADAAAVYGSDAAGGAIIITTKKGKSGDGSIAYNNNFSWASEYRFPQIQKTFGPGSSGYLDPTVRNAFGPAYAPGTQTYNNLQNTFQTGMSQTHDISFSGGNDLSSYRVSAEYRHSGGVLPVAYNDKFSLRLAGQSKITSKLTSSASFNYFNIDNRKLNKGNSGTYINALSWPTNDDVRVYENPDGSRRTLLPAKLTNIVTDAAIDFDNPFWDAHHNISRDRTNRLIGNVDLSYDPAKWLNLRGLVGIDYYTTQGNNLLSQYSSSYQNSVVNTFAATNGIFSGGIIDNYDDNNLLLNGSFFATAKHQFGGLRATLAVGAEVYDGKDIVNSQYGERFLQPDFNTINNTTPTTQRAVTNYAETRRIGEIARLSLVWKELITFNATARNDYSSRLAGTQKDSYFYPSAGVGFNFSELPMLKGNQTLTFGKIRFSYAGVGKDPFAPYKIKSSVLQQATTGGGYAYDVTGNNPFLKPEKDYQMELGTELQFWGGKLGAEINFYKYRATNQIFDPRISYGSGYILELVNGGEIQNQGIEISLNGTAYSSKNFTWKPFMNFFLNRGKVINLGNLPEYYNSDTWLYANARASIFPGSSLTNIASYTYARNNAGQILVDPSSGMPVSNGTFVTTGDRQPKFTLGVGNSFTYKSFALTFLVDWRQGGDVFNGNELFLTRYGLSTRTLNRLTPIVVPGVLKDGNENSANPTVNTIKVTPYYQTGYYTNAIESDFIERNIYTIRLRDVTLSYTLPQSILSHQKVFKSAGVFVTATDLFLITNYTGADPEVNGTNSATRGAGAQGFDYGAVATPRVVSFGVSVKL